A stretch of Methanobrevibacter sp. YE315 DNA encodes these proteins:
- a CDS encoding metal-sensing transcriptional repressor, with amino-acid sequence MKECMDTENLHRRLKKIIGQVNAIDRMIEDDIPCEQILMQVNASKSALHKVGHIIVEGHLEHCVKDAIKDGDADEALSDISSILEYYSRL; translated from the coding sequence ATGAAAGAATGCATGGATACTGAAAATTTACATAGGAGACTTAAAAAAATCATTGGTCAAGTAAATGCAATTGATCGTATGATTGAAGACGATATTCCTTGTGAACAGATATTAATGCAAGTAAATGCATCTAAATCAGCATTACATAAGGTGGGACACATTATAGTTGAAGGACATTTGGAACACTGCGTAAAAGATGCCATAAAAGATGGCGATGCAGATGAAGCTTTAAGTGACATTTCATCAATTTTAGAATATTACTCTAGACTTTAA
- a CDS encoding cation-translocating P-type ATPase, translating to MNLTFSKEQKIDILLIFISAMSLIVGFILSIDYLSWISVILCGIPIFKECAEGLITEFDIKADLLVSLAIIASIIIGEIFAAGEIATIMAIGGFLEEYTVAKTHGRIEQLINMSPQVATRIKNNIEEKISVENVQVGDILKILPGESIPTDGIIIKGETSIDQSTLTGESLPVDKKENDEVYSGTINLYGTFLMKTTKISQESSLQKLIRLVESSKPENAKIVRTADKWATMIVVIAFTAAILTYLFTFEITRSVTILVVFCPCALVLATPTAIMASIGNLTKYGILVKDGESLEELAHVDELVFDKTGTLTYGTPKVVEVVSDNPKEMMQLLASLESQSEHPLAKSIVKYYNKNDFLEVNNFKMHIGKGVSGTINGSRIIAGNKKLLKEENILLKCDDESKNGEIAIYVSKDEEIIGKVLLADTIRKNSKETIWKLKGLKIKTTLLTGDNEKTARFIANKLKIRNVKFNCLPEDKTEYIAREQILKHKVAMIGDGINDAPSLRKANVGIAMGDIGSDISVEAANIALINDNIEDIPHLIGIARKTIRIINIGIGFALTLNIIAIGLAILGLINPIEGALIHNIGSVFVIIYSATLVNYKLSKKDFEKSKKLGVTKSLNKPIT from the coding sequence ATGAATTTAACATTTAGCAAAGAACAAAAAATTGACATCCTACTGATATTTATCTCTGCAATGAGCCTAATTGTAGGATTTATACTATCTATTGACTATCTCTCATGGATTTCCGTAATATTATGCGGAATCCCAATATTTAAAGAATGTGCAGAAGGATTAATTACCGAGTTTGACATAAAAGCTGACCTGCTTGTTTCATTAGCCATTATTGCATCAATCATTATTGGTGAAATTTTTGCAGCAGGTGAAATTGCAACAATCATGGCGATTGGAGGATTTCTAGAAGAATATACTGTAGCGAAAACACATGGAAGAATAGAGCAACTGATAAATATGTCACCTCAAGTTGCAACAAGAATAAAAAATAACATAGAAGAAAAAATATCTGTCGAAAATGTACAAGTCGGAGATATCTTAAAAATACTTCCAGGTGAAAGCATCCCAACTGATGGAATTATCATCAAAGGCGAAACCAGTATCGATCAATCAACTCTAACCGGAGAATCATTACCTGTCGATAAAAAAGAAAATGATGAAGTATACAGCGGAACAATCAATCTTTATGGAACATTTTTAATGAAGACAACAAAAATCAGCCAAGAAAGTTCTCTTCAGAAATTAATAAGATTGGTCGAATCCTCCAAACCAGAAAATGCGAAAATTGTCAGAACAGCAGATAAATGGGCCACAATGATTGTTGTAATAGCTTTTACAGCAGCAATATTAACCTACCTATTCACATTCGAAATAACCCGATCCGTTACAATATTGGTAGTATTCTGCCCATGTGCATTAGTTCTTGCCACACCAACTGCAATCATGGCATCAATTGGAAATTTAACAAAGTACGGAATTTTAGTAAAAGATGGAGAATCTCTGGAAGAATTAGCTCATGTAGATGAACTAGTCTTTGACAAAACCGGAACATTGACATACGGTACTCCAAAAGTCGTTGAAGTAGTATCCGACAATCCTAAAGAAATGATGCAATTACTCGCTTCCCTAGAATCACAATCAGAACATCCATTAGCCAAATCAATTGTGAAATACTACAATAAAAATGATTTCCTGGAAGTTAACAACTTTAAAATGCATATTGGAAAAGGAGTTAGTGGAACTATCAACGGTTCAAGAATAATAGCTGGAAATAAAAAACTCTTAAAAGAAGAAAATATACTTTTAAAATGTGATGACGAATCTAAAAACGGTGAAATTGCAATTTATGTATCCAAGGATGAGGAAATTATTGGGAAAGTATTGCTTGCAGACACCATACGCAAAAATTCCAAAGAAACAATCTGGAAATTAAAAGGACTGAAAATAAAAACTACATTGCTTACAGGAGACAATGAAAAAACAGCAAGATTCATTGCAAATAAATTAAAAATTAGAAATGTTAAATTTAACTGCTTGCCGGAGGATAAAACTGAATATATCGCTCGAGAACAAATATTAAAGCATAAAGTTGCGATGATAGGGGATGGGATAAATGATGCCCCATCTTTAAGAAAAGCAAATGTTGGAATAGCAATGGGTGATATTGGAAGTGACATTAGTGTTGAAGCTGCAAACATTGCTTTAATTAATGACAACATAGAAGACATTCCCCATTTAATTGGAATTGCAAGAAAAACAATTCGCATTATAAATATAGGCATAGGATTTGCATTAACTCTGAATATAATTGCTATTGGATTAGCAATTTTAGGACTTATAAATCCAATCGAAGGAGCATTGATTCACAATATCGGATCTGTTTTTGTAATCATATACTCCGCCACTCTAGTTAACTATAAACTATCAAAAAAAGA